A single genomic interval of Saccharothrix saharensis harbors:
- a CDS encoding winged helix-turn-helix domain-containing protein has translation MTALPEVTGFDGTDVEVTVLIRVSAPGTRVADTAGRLAAALRSALDLPGADVVVDLPVVRADPLLRILVDSRRVLHRGVPVELTRLEFDLLHHLCANPRVVHRRAALMASVWGTTSTVDTRTVDVHVRRIRHKLGEAASVITTVRGVGYRVDHAGEVVVERHAPAG, from the coding sequence GTGACGGCATTGCCCGAGGTGACCGGCTTCGACGGGACGGACGTCGAGGTGACCGTGCTCATCCGCGTCTCCGCCCCCGGCACGCGGGTGGCGGACACGGCGGGGCGGCTCGCCGCGGCGCTGCGCTCGGCGCTGGACCTGCCGGGCGCCGACGTGGTGGTCGACCTGCCGGTCGTGCGCGCCGACCCCCTGCTGCGGATCCTGGTCGACTCGCGGCGGGTGCTGCACCGGGGCGTGCCGGTGGAGCTGACCAGGCTCGAGTTCGACCTGCTGCACCACCTGTGCGCCAACCCGCGCGTGGTGCACCGGCGGGCCGCCCTGATGGCGAGCGTGTGGGGCACGACGAGCACCGTGGACACCCGGACGGTGGACGTGCACGTGCGGCGCATCCGGCACAAGCTGGGTGAGGCGGCGTCCGTCATCACCACCGTGCGCGGCGTCGGGTACCGGGTGGACCACGCGGGCGAGGTCGTCGTGGAGCGGCACGCCCCCGCCGGGTGA